A genomic segment from Bradyrhizobium sp. CB1015 encodes:
- the recO gene encoding DNA repair protein RecO produces MEWTDEGIVLGVRRHGESSAIVELLTRAHGRHLGLVRGGAGSRMRPLLQPGNSVSAVWRARLDEHLGTYTIEGLKLRAATLLASSHGVYGVTHLASIARLLPERDPHEDIFALLEHSLDDFDDIGSAAVHLIHFELAMLAELGFGLALDNCAVTGETTDLIYVSPKSGGAVSRGAGEPWRDRLLRLPPFLRQGETASDLTDQDLQDGFRLTGLFLLRHVLEPRGQGHSDARAGFINALIRQQARAAIPAP; encoded by the coding sequence ATGGAATGGACCGATGAAGGCATCGTGCTGGGCGTGCGGCGGCATGGCGAGTCTAGCGCCATCGTCGAGCTCTTGACGCGCGCGCATGGCCGGCATCTCGGGCTCGTCCGCGGCGGGGCCGGCTCGCGGATGCGGCCGCTGCTGCAGCCGGGGAACAGCGTCAGTGCGGTGTGGCGGGCGCGGCTCGACGAGCATCTGGGCACTTATACGATCGAGGGCCTGAAGCTACGCGCGGCGACGCTGCTGGCATCGTCCCACGGTGTCTACGGCGTCACCCATCTCGCCTCGATTGCGCGGCTGTTGCCGGAGCGCGATCCGCATGAGGACATCTTTGCGCTGCTCGAACATTCGCTCGACGATTTCGACGACATCGGCAGCGCCGCCGTGCACCTGATCCATTTCGAGCTGGCGATGCTCGCCGAGCTCGGTTTCGGCCTGGCGCTGGACAATTGTGCGGTGACCGGCGAGACCACGGACCTGATCTATGTCTCGCCGAAATCCGGCGGCGCGGTATCGCGCGGCGCGGGCGAGCCGTGGCGCGACCGGCTGTTGCGCCTGCCGCCGTTCCTGCGCCAGGGCGAAACCGCGAGCGATCTCACCGACCAGGATCTCCAGGACGGCTTCCGGCTGACGGGCTTGTTTCTGCTCCGTCACGTGCTGGAGCCGCGCGGCCAGGGCCATTCCGATGCGCGGGCCGGCTTCATCAACGCCTTGATCCGGCAGCAGGCGAGGGCGGCGATCCCTGCACCATGA
- the parC gene encoding DNA topoisomerase IV subunit A, producing the protein MGKRIVPPQEPAEIHEVPLREALEERYLAYALSTIMHRALPDARDGLKPVHRRILYGMRLLRLDPGTAFKKSAKIVGDVMGSFHPHGDQAIYDAMVRLAQDFSSRYPLVDGQGNFGNIDGDNPAAYRYTEARMTDVARLLLEGIDEDGVEFRANYDGQSKEPVVLPGGFPNLLANGAQGIAVGMATSIPPHNAAELCDAALHLIEKPDAKSKALLKWVKGPDFPTGGIIVDSKQAIAEAYTTGRGSFRVRARWTQEEGARGTWVVVVTEIPFLVQKSRMVEKIAELLDQKKLPLVAEVRDESAEDVRLVIEPKSKNVDPALMMESLFRLTELENKIPLNLNVLIKGRIPKVVGLAECLREWLDHLRDVLIRRSNYRKAQIEHRLEVLGGFLIAYLNIDKVIRIIRTEDEPKPELMKAFKLTEVQAEAILNMRLRSLRKLEEMEIRTEDKNLRAELKGINAVLASEPEQWKKVGEQVGKVRDMFGPKTPLGKRRTTFADAPEHDLAAIEEAFVEREPVTVVVSDKGWIRTMKGHVEDLSGLAFKQDDKLGFAFFAETTSKLLLFATNGKFYSLDVAKLPGGRGHGEPIRLFIDLEQEAAPVALFVNKGGRKFLIASHEGQGFVVNEDDCVGTTKKGKQVLNVDMPNEARAITEVTGDTVAVIGENRKMLVFPLDQVPEMARGRGVRLQKYKDGGLSDVAVFDSKAGLTWKDSAGREFSATMKELAEWQGTRADAGRLAPKGFPKSNKFGRVIG; encoded by the coding sequence ATGGGAAAACGAATCGTTCCGCCGCAAGAGCCGGCTGAAATCCATGAGGTGCCGCTGCGTGAGGCGCTGGAAGAGCGCTATCTCGCTTATGCCCTCTCCACCATCATGCACCGTGCGCTGCCGGACGCGCGCGACGGCTTGAAGCCGGTGCACCGGCGCATCCTCTACGGCATGCGCCTGCTCCGGCTCGACCCCGGCACCGCCTTTAAGAAGTCGGCCAAGATCGTCGGCGACGTGATGGGCTCGTTCCATCCGCATGGCGACCAGGCGATCTACGATGCCATGGTCCGTCTCGCGCAGGACTTCTCCTCGCGCTACCCGCTGGTCGACGGCCAGGGCAATTTCGGCAACATCGACGGCGATAACCCCGCCGCCTACCGCTACACCGAAGCGCGCATGACCGACGTCGCGCGGCTTCTGCTCGAGGGCATCGACGAGGACGGCGTCGAGTTCCGCGCCAATTACGACGGCCAGTCGAAGGAACCCGTCGTGCTGCCGGGCGGTTTCCCGAACCTGCTCGCCAACGGTGCGCAGGGCATCGCGGTCGGCATGGCGACCTCGATCCCGCCGCACAATGCCGCCGAGCTGTGCGATGCCGCGCTGCACCTGATCGAGAAGCCCGACGCGAAGTCGAAGGCGCTCTTGAAATGGGTCAAGGGACCGGACTTCCCGACCGGCGGCATCATCGTCGATTCCAAGCAGGCGATTGCGGAGGCGTACACGACAGGCCGCGGCTCGTTCCGCGTCCGTGCGCGGTGGACGCAGGAAGAGGGCGCGCGCGGCACCTGGGTCGTCGTCGTCACCGAGATTCCGTTCCTGGTGCAGAAGTCGCGGATGGTCGAGAAGATCGCCGAGCTGCTCGACCAGAAGAAGCTGCCGCTGGTGGCCGAAGTCCGCGACGAGTCCGCCGAGGATGTGCGCCTCGTCATCGAGCCGAAATCCAAGAACGTCGACCCGGCGCTGATGATGGAATCGCTGTTCCGGCTCACCGAACTCGAAAACAAGATTCCGCTGAACCTCAACGTGCTGATCAAGGGCCGCATCCCCAAGGTCGTGGGCCTCGCGGAGTGCTTGCGGGAGTGGCTCGACCATCTGCGCGATGTGCTGATCCGCCGCAGCAACTACCGCAAGGCGCAGATCGAGCACCGGCTTGAAGTCCTCGGCGGCTTCCTGATCGCCTATCTGAACATCGACAAGGTGATCAGGATCATCCGCACCGAGGACGAGCCTAAGCCTGAGCTGATGAAGGCGTTCAAGCTCACCGAAGTGCAGGCGGAAGCCATCCTCAACATGCGCCTGCGCTCCCTGCGCAAGCTCGAGGAGATGGAGATCCGTACCGAGGACAAGAACCTCCGCGCCGAGCTCAAGGGCATCAATGCGGTGCTCGCCTCCGAACCCGAGCAGTGGAAGAAGGTCGGCGAGCAGGTCGGCAAGGTCCGCGACATGTTCGGACCCAAGACACCGCTCGGCAAGCGCCGCACCACCTTCGCGGATGCGCCCGAGCACGATCTCGCCGCGATCGAGGAGGCCTTCGTCGAGCGCGAGCCTGTCACCGTCGTGGTCTCCGACAAGGGCTGGATCCGCACCATGAAGGGCCATGTCGAGGATCTCTCGGGCCTCGCCTTCAAGCAGGACGACAAGCTCGGTTTCGCCTTCTTTGCCGAGACGACCTCGAAGCTGCTGCTGTTCGCCACCAACGGCAAATTCTACTCGCTCGACGTTGCGAAGCTGCCGGGCGGCCGCGGCCATGGCGAGCCGATCCGCTTGTTCATCGATTTGGAGCAGGAGGCCGCGCCCGTCGCGCTGTTCGTCAACAAGGGCGGCCGCAAATTCCTGATCGCCAGCCACGAGGGCCAGGGCTTCGTCGTCAATGAGGACGATTGCGTCGGCACCACCAAGAAGGGCAAGCAGGTCCTCAACGTGGACATGCCGAACGAGGCGCGCGCGATCACCGAGGTGACGGGCGACACCGTCGCCGTTATCGGCGAGAACCGCAAGATGCTGGTCTTCCCGCTCGACCAGGTGCCGGAAATGGCCCGCGGCCGCGGCGTGCGCCTGCAGAAGTACAAGGACGGCGGCCTGTCCGACGTTGCGGTCTTCGACTCCAAGGCGGGTCTGACCTGGAAGGACTCCGCAGGACGCGAATTCTCCGCGACCATGAAGGAGCTCGCGGAGTGGCAAGGCACCCGCGCCGACGCCGGCCGCCTGGCGCCGAAGGGTTTCCCGAAGTCGAACAAGTTCGGCCGGGTGATCGGGTAG